In the Oryza glaberrima chromosome 6, OglaRS2, whole genome shotgun sequence genome, one interval contains:
- the LOC127777455 gene encoding acetylserotonin O-methyltransferase 1-like codes for MHEHTTQHSYEMSTEELLQGHLQLYHHFFSYIKSMALKCAAELGIPAAIHRRGGAATLRDIVADVALRQAKVPHLRRLMRVLTVSGIFAMKQQQPASSGEAVYTLTPASRLLVAGAGGGHDMSPMLRFLVHPTALTPFFSLHAWFRVDDEEEEEEPVAGGSGGGGAAMSLFEMAHGFPRWEMTGRDAAYGAVLNEAMAADSRFVMEVVFREGGGDVFRGIGSLVDVGGGHGAAAAAVAAAFPHVKCSVLDLPQVVRKAPPDAGDVRFVAGDMFEYVPPADAVLLKYVLHCFGDDDCVKILRRCKEAIPTRDAGGKVIIINMVIGSGSQRDIFKETQALFDLYMMYIDGVEREEKEWENIFSKAGFSAYKIMPILGFLSIIEVYP; via the exons ATGCATGAACATACAACACAACATAGCTACGAGATGAGCACCGAGGAGTTGCTCCAGGGCCACCTCCAGCTCTACCACCACTTCTTCTCCTACATCAAGTCCATGGCGCTCAAGtgcgccgccgagctcggcatccccgccgccatccaccgccgcggcggcgccgccacgctgcGGGAcatcgtcgccgacgtcgcgcTCCGCCAGGCTAAGGTCCCGCACCTTCGGCGCCTCATGCGCGTGCTCACCGTCTCCGGCATCTTCGCcatgaagcagcagcagccggcctCCTCCGGCGAGGCCGTGTACACGCTCACCCCGGCGtcccgcctcctcgtcgccggcgccggcggcgggcacgaCATGTCTCCCATGCTAAGGTTTCTCGTGCACCCCACGGCTCTCACCCCGTTCTTCAGCCTGCACGCGTGGTTCAgggtcgacgacgaggaggaagaggaggagcctgtcgccggcggcagcggcggcggcggcgcggcgatgtcGCTGTTCGAGATGGCGCACGGCTTCCCCAGGTGGGAGATGACCGGGAGGGACGCCGCGTACGGCGCCGTCCTGAACGAAGCCATGGCCGCGGACAGCCGCTTCGTCATGGAGGTCGTGTtcagggagggcggcggcgacgtgttCCGCGGGATTGGCTccctcgtcgacgtcggcggcggccatggcgcggccgcggcggccgtcgccgcggcgttCCCCCATGTCAAGTGCAGCGTGCTGGACCTCCCGCAAGTGGTCAGGAAGGCGCCACcggacgccggcgacgtgcggttcgtcgccggcgacatgTTTGAGTACGTCCCGCCGGCAGATGCAGTACTACTCAAG TATGTCTTGCATTGTTTTGGTGATGATGATTGTGTCAAGATACTTAGACGGTGCAAGGAAGCAATACCTACGAGAGATGCTGGAGGAAAGGTGATAATCATAAATATGGTGATTGGATCAGGCTCACAGAGGGACATCTTCAAAGAGACGCAAGCATTGTTTGATCTCTACATGATGTACATAGATGGGgttgagagagaggaaaaagaatgggaaaatatattttccaaaGCTGGATTTAGTGCCTACAAAATCATGCCAATATTAGGTTTTCTATCAATAATTGAGGTGTACCCTTGA
- the LOC127776425 gene encoding uncharacterized protein LOC127776425 isoform X1: protein MALQLRRLIPHRYAGRAASLALPPPPGAPTAMLQFGVSQRCSYNFMPYSLSNNSSRQLSSIGSRLPLQLKSGAFFTTGLMGNPNFVSLRAAYRHGISLRANNIRNSRSFLTLRNTKVTFPIRNKCLFGNPNMRKEDGSVAHSMFHRSEKRKSTLAACGTITDEASTSTSKRSKSGTGTKKTTTRRKSPTSRKKEASEDMKEEKASTKKQRKSVKTSTAATKSRKIGVNQEESKSDISKSKKAANSSKEKKTSSRSKKSSKAKESAASNATAKAEICTMTSVSEQKPLVPLYPPTAKSVLVVESVTKAKVIQKYLGDMYEVLPSYGHVRDLAGRSKSVRPDDDFSMVWEVPAAAWTHLKSIRTALKGAENLILASDPDREGEAIAWHIKEMLEQQDALGSKVTVARVIFHEITEDAVKKALISPRYIDMDLVNAYLARRSLDYLIGFGISPLLWRKLPGCQSAGRVQSAALALVCDREAEIEQFDPQEYWTVDTDFKTQHSGPSNGLNLKSRIKHLNSKKLDQLSIRSQEEAHNIEKRIYSSQFEVTGIKRSKINKNPPMPYITSSLQQDAANKLHFSAGYTMKVAQKLYEGINLSSEEATGLITYIRTDGFHISDGAAEDILSLVKQRYGEEYASEGIRKYFKKVKNAQEAHEAIRPTSIRRLPSSLVGALDDDSLKLYTLIWKRTMACQMEASRTDMIQVDIGNSEGDMIFHSSASRLDFKGYQAVYDDTEASPSSYNSEVDAVHQDNFEVLSKLEVKDLVSPVNVHLSQHFTKPPSRYSESALIKKLEELGIGRPSTYASIMKVLQDRKYVTIKSRVLHPEFRGRMVSAFLMHHFSEVADLSFTANMETELDNVSAGSTEWKGLLKDFWERFNKYCGDASRLDVRKVERMLEEKFGSILFSDLDNDSRICPSCSEGTLRFKVSRYGEGYFIGCDRHPKCKYIARTLSDDDDETEASDETQRTFTPRLLGALPDSDEKVFLKQGPYGHYVQVGEDRKGVSPKRAPLSEVKDIDSITLKDAIELLQYPKILGKHPDDDLPVLITHSKAGFSIRHRRTLASLPKSADPKKITLERALKLLTGKNVRKFGRPKGKTRKEAEPLEWH from the exons atggcgctccagctccgccgcctcatcccGCACCGCtacgccggccgcgccgcctccctcgccctgccgccgccgccgggggcgccTACGGCCATG CTTCAATTTGGTGTATCTCAGAGATGTTCTTACAACTTTATGCCTTATTCATTAAGTAATAATTCATCAAGGCAGCTGTCTTCAATCGGCTCCCGTCTTCCCCTGCAGCTCAAAAGTGGTGCCTTTTTTACTACTGGGCTCATGGGCAATCCTAATTTTGTAAGTCTGAGAGCTGCATATAGGCATGGGATTTCTTTGAGGGCAAACAATATTCGTAATTCACGGTCCTTTTTGACCCTGCGCAACACAAAGGTAACTTTTCCCATCAGAAACAAGTGCTTATTTGGTAATCCAAATATGCGAAAGGAAGATGGGAGTGTTGCACACAGTATGTTTCATAGATCTGAGAAAAGGAAAAGCACATTGGCTGCTTGTGGCACCATCACTGATGAGGCTTCAACATCAACTAGCAAACGCAGTAAGAGTGGTACTGGTACTAAAAAGACTACTACCCGGAGGAAAAGTCCAACAAGCAGAAAAAAGGAAGCTAGTGAAGATATGAAAGAAGAGAAGGCATCTACTAAGAAACAGAGGAAATCTGTTAAAACTAGTACAGCAGCAACAAAGAGCAGGAAAATTGGGGTCAACCAAGAAGAAAGCAAGTCTGACATTTCCAAATCAAAAAAGGCTGCCAATAGTTCTAAAGAGAAGAAGACATCAAGCAGGTCGAAGAAATCTTCAAAAGCGAAGGAATCTGCTGCTTCTAACGCGACAGCTAAAGCTGAGATTTGTACGATGACCTCTGTTAGTGAGCAGAAGCCACTTGTTCCTCTTTACCCTCCCACAGCTAAATCAGTTCTTGTTGTTGAATCAGTAACAAAAGCAAAAGTAATTCAAAAATACCTCGGGGACATGTATGAAGTGTTACCTAGTTATGGCCATGTGAGAGATTTAGCTGGAAGATCAAAATCTGTTCGTCCTGATGATGACTTCAGTATGGTGTGGGAGGTTCCTGCTGCTGCCTGGACACATCTTAAGAGCATAAGAACGGCGTTAAAAGG GGCAGAAAATTTGATTCTTGCGTCTGATCCTGACCGTGAAGGTGAAGCAATTGCTTGGCACATCAAAGAAATGCTCGAACAGCAAGACGCATTGGGTTCAAAAGTTACTGTTGCAAGAGTTATCTTTCATGAAATAACAGAGGATGCTGTTAAAAAGGCTTTAATATCTCCAAGATATATTGATATGGACCTAGTGAATGCCTATCTAGCACGCCGTTCCCTTGATTATTTGATTGGGTTTGGCATATCACCACTGTTATGGAGGAAGCTACCTGGTTGCCAGTCAGCTGGACGAGTCCAATCTGCGGCATTGGCTCTTGTGTGTGATCGAGAGGCTGAAATAGAACAGTTTGATCCGCAGGAGTACTGGACTGTTGATACGGACTTCAAAACCCAACATTCTGGCCCTTCAAATGGCCTTAACCTTAAATCCCGGATAAAGCATCTTAATTCCAAAAAGTTGGATCAGCTTTCTATACGCTCTCAAGAAGAAGCACACAATAtagaaaagaggatttattcaTCCCAATTTGAAGTAACAGGAATTAAGAGAAGTAAAATTAACAAGAATCCTCCTATGCCATATATAACATCCAGCCTTCAGCAGGACGCAGCAAACAAACTACATTTTAGTGCTGGGTACACCATGAAG GTAGCCCAAAAGCTCTATGAGGGGATTAACCTTTCCTCTGAGGAAGCAACTGGGTTAATTACATACATCCGAACAGATGGTTTTCAT ATATCTGATGGAGCTGCAGAAGATATTCTTTCATTAGTGAAGCAAAG GTATGGTGAGGAATATGCTTCAGAGGGCATTAGAAAATACTTCAAGAAGGTGAAAAATGCTCAAGAAGCGCATGAAGCCATAAGGCCGACCAGCATAAGGAGGTTGCCAT CATCTTTGGTCGGAGCACTTGATGATGATTCTTTGAAACTGTATACTCTAATATGGAAAAGAACTATGGCTTGCCAAATGGAAGCTTCTAGAACTGATATG ATTCAAGTTGATATTGGTAATTCTGAAGGagacatgatttttcattcatCTGCATCAAGGCTTGACTTCAAGGGATACCAAGCTGTATATGAT GACACTGAAGCAAGTCCTTCCAGTTACAATTCTGAGGTTGATGCTGTTCACCAGGATAACTTTGAGGTCTTGTCCAAATTAGAG GTTAAGGACTTGGTGTCTCCAGTTAACGTTCATCTTTCACAGCACTTTACTAAACCTCCATCACGTTATTCTGAGAGTGCATTG ATTAAAAAGCTAGAAGAACTTGGAATTGGAAGGCCATCCACATATGCATCTATAATGAAAGTATTGCAG GATCGTAAATATGTGACAATAAAAAGTCGGGTTCTACACCCTGAATTTCGTGGTCGGATG GTCTCGGCGTTTCTTATGCATCATTTCTCTGAAGTTGCAGATCTCAGCTTTACTGCTAACATGGAGACTGAG CTAGATAATGTCTCTGCTGGATCAACTGAATGGAAGGGCCTTCTGAAAGACTTTTGGGAACGATTCAATAAATATTGCGGCGATGCTAGTCGCCTTGACGTCAGAAAG GTAGAAAGAATGCTTGAAGAAAAATTCGGTTCCATCCTCTTTTCTGACCTAGACAATGATAGTAGGATATGCCCTAG TTGTTCTGAAGGAACCCTAAGATTCAAAGTTAGTAGGTATGGTGAGGGCTATTTCATAGGCTGTGATCGACATCCGAAATGCAA GTACATTGCTCGCACGTTATCAGACGATGACGATGAAACTGAAGCATCTGATGAAACTCAAAGGACTTTCACACCTAGGTTACTTGGAGCGCTACCTGATTCTGATGAAAAG GTGTTTTTGAAACAAGGTCCTTATGGCCACTACGTCCAGGTTGGAGAGGATAGAAAGGGAGTATCACCGAAAAGAGCTCCTCTTTCTGAG GTGAAAGATATTGACTCTATCACTCTGAAAGATGCAATCGAGCTATTGCAGTATCCCAAAATTCTG GGAAAACACCCTGATGATGATCTTCCTGTACTTATCACACATTCTAAAGCTGGATTTAGTATCAGACACAGGAGAACTCTTGCTTCCTTGCCAAAG AGTGCTGACCCAAAGAAGATTACCCTCGAGCGTGCACTGAAGCTCTTGACTGGTAAAAACGTGAGAAAGTTTGGTCGTCCTAAGGGAAAAACGAGGAAAGAGGCAGAACCCCTTGAATGGCATTAA
- the LOC127776425 gene encoding uncharacterized protein LOC127776425 isoform X2: protein MALQLRRLIPHRYAGRAASLALPPPPGAPTAMLQFGVSQRCSYNFMPYSLSNNSSRQLSSIGSRLPLQLKSGAFFTTGLMGNPNFVSLRAAYRHGISLRANNIRNSRSFLTLRNTKVTFPIRNKCLFGNPNMRKEDGSVAHSMFHRSEKRKSTLAACGTITDEASTSTSKRSKSGTGTKKTTTRRKSPTSRKKEASEDMKEEKASTKKQRKSVKTSTAATKSRKIGVNQEESKSDISKSKKAANSSKEKKTSSRSKKSSKAKESAASNATAKAEICTMTSVSEQKPLVPLYPPTAKSVLVVESVTKAKVIQKYLGDMYEVLPSYGHVRDLAGRSKSVRPDDDFSMVWEVPAAAWTHLKSIRTALKGAENLILASDPDREGEAIAWHIKEMLEQQDALGSKVTVARVIFHEITEDAVKKALISPRYIDMDLVNAYLARRSLDYLIGFGISPLLWRKLPGCQSAGRVQSAALALVCDREAEIEQFDPQEYWTVDTDFKTQHSGPSNGLNLKSRIKHLNSKKLDQLSIRSQEEAHNIEKRIYSSQFEVTGIKRSKINKNPPMPYITSSLQQDAANKLHFSAGYTMKVAQKLYEGINLSSEEATGLITYIRTDGFHISDGAAEDILSLVKQRYGEEYASEGIRKYFKKVKNAQEAHEAIRPTSIRRLPSSLVGALDDDSLKLYTLIWKRTMACQMEASRTDMIQVDIGNSEGDMIFHSSASRLDFKGYQAVYDDTEASPSSYNSEVDAVHQDNFEVLSKLEVKDLVSPVNVHLSQHFTKPPSRYSESALIKKLEELGIGRPSTYASIMKVLQDRKYVTIKSRVLHPEFRGRMVSAFLMHHFSEVADLSFTANMETELDNVSAGSTEWKGLLKDFWERFNKYCGDASRLDVRKVERMLEEKFGSILFSDLDNDSRICPSCSEGTLRFKVSRYGEGYFIGCDRHPKCKYIARTLSDDDDETEASDETQRTFTPRLLGALPDSDEKVFLKQGPYGHYVQVGEDRKGVSPKRAPLSEVKDIDSITLKDAIELLQYPKILGKHPDDDLPVLITHSKAGFSIRHRRTLASLPKGQFENFLKIVYDRVLTQRRLPSSVH from the exons atggcgctccagctccgccgcctcatcccGCACCGCtacgccggccgcgccgcctccctcgccctgccgccgccgccgggggcgccTACGGCCATG CTTCAATTTGGTGTATCTCAGAGATGTTCTTACAACTTTATGCCTTATTCATTAAGTAATAATTCATCAAGGCAGCTGTCTTCAATCGGCTCCCGTCTTCCCCTGCAGCTCAAAAGTGGTGCCTTTTTTACTACTGGGCTCATGGGCAATCCTAATTTTGTAAGTCTGAGAGCTGCATATAGGCATGGGATTTCTTTGAGGGCAAACAATATTCGTAATTCACGGTCCTTTTTGACCCTGCGCAACACAAAGGTAACTTTTCCCATCAGAAACAAGTGCTTATTTGGTAATCCAAATATGCGAAAGGAAGATGGGAGTGTTGCACACAGTATGTTTCATAGATCTGAGAAAAGGAAAAGCACATTGGCTGCTTGTGGCACCATCACTGATGAGGCTTCAACATCAACTAGCAAACGCAGTAAGAGTGGTACTGGTACTAAAAAGACTACTACCCGGAGGAAAAGTCCAACAAGCAGAAAAAAGGAAGCTAGTGAAGATATGAAAGAAGAGAAGGCATCTACTAAGAAACAGAGGAAATCTGTTAAAACTAGTACAGCAGCAACAAAGAGCAGGAAAATTGGGGTCAACCAAGAAGAAAGCAAGTCTGACATTTCCAAATCAAAAAAGGCTGCCAATAGTTCTAAAGAGAAGAAGACATCAAGCAGGTCGAAGAAATCTTCAAAAGCGAAGGAATCTGCTGCTTCTAACGCGACAGCTAAAGCTGAGATTTGTACGATGACCTCTGTTAGTGAGCAGAAGCCACTTGTTCCTCTTTACCCTCCCACAGCTAAATCAGTTCTTGTTGTTGAATCAGTAACAAAAGCAAAAGTAATTCAAAAATACCTCGGGGACATGTATGAAGTGTTACCTAGTTATGGCCATGTGAGAGATTTAGCTGGAAGATCAAAATCTGTTCGTCCTGATGATGACTTCAGTATGGTGTGGGAGGTTCCTGCTGCTGCCTGGACACATCTTAAGAGCATAAGAACGGCGTTAAAAGG GGCAGAAAATTTGATTCTTGCGTCTGATCCTGACCGTGAAGGTGAAGCAATTGCTTGGCACATCAAAGAAATGCTCGAACAGCAAGACGCATTGGGTTCAAAAGTTACTGTTGCAAGAGTTATCTTTCATGAAATAACAGAGGATGCTGTTAAAAAGGCTTTAATATCTCCAAGATATATTGATATGGACCTAGTGAATGCCTATCTAGCACGCCGTTCCCTTGATTATTTGATTGGGTTTGGCATATCACCACTGTTATGGAGGAAGCTACCTGGTTGCCAGTCAGCTGGACGAGTCCAATCTGCGGCATTGGCTCTTGTGTGTGATCGAGAGGCTGAAATAGAACAGTTTGATCCGCAGGAGTACTGGACTGTTGATACGGACTTCAAAACCCAACATTCTGGCCCTTCAAATGGCCTTAACCTTAAATCCCGGATAAAGCATCTTAATTCCAAAAAGTTGGATCAGCTTTCTATACGCTCTCAAGAAGAAGCACACAATAtagaaaagaggatttattcaTCCCAATTTGAAGTAACAGGAATTAAGAGAAGTAAAATTAACAAGAATCCTCCTATGCCATATATAACATCCAGCCTTCAGCAGGACGCAGCAAACAAACTACATTTTAGTGCTGGGTACACCATGAAG GTAGCCCAAAAGCTCTATGAGGGGATTAACCTTTCCTCTGAGGAAGCAACTGGGTTAATTACATACATCCGAACAGATGGTTTTCAT ATATCTGATGGAGCTGCAGAAGATATTCTTTCATTAGTGAAGCAAAG GTATGGTGAGGAATATGCTTCAGAGGGCATTAGAAAATACTTCAAGAAGGTGAAAAATGCTCAAGAAGCGCATGAAGCCATAAGGCCGACCAGCATAAGGAGGTTGCCAT CATCTTTGGTCGGAGCACTTGATGATGATTCTTTGAAACTGTATACTCTAATATGGAAAAGAACTATGGCTTGCCAAATGGAAGCTTCTAGAACTGATATG ATTCAAGTTGATATTGGTAATTCTGAAGGagacatgatttttcattcatCTGCATCAAGGCTTGACTTCAAGGGATACCAAGCTGTATATGAT GACACTGAAGCAAGTCCTTCCAGTTACAATTCTGAGGTTGATGCTGTTCACCAGGATAACTTTGAGGTCTTGTCCAAATTAGAG GTTAAGGACTTGGTGTCTCCAGTTAACGTTCATCTTTCACAGCACTTTACTAAACCTCCATCACGTTATTCTGAGAGTGCATTG ATTAAAAAGCTAGAAGAACTTGGAATTGGAAGGCCATCCACATATGCATCTATAATGAAAGTATTGCAG GATCGTAAATATGTGACAATAAAAAGTCGGGTTCTACACCCTGAATTTCGTGGTCGGATG GTCTCGGCGTTTCTTATGCATCATTTCTCTGAAGTTGCAGATCTCAGCTTTACTGCTAACATGGAGACTGAG CTAGATAATGTCTCTGCTGGATCAACTGAATGGAAGGGCCTTCTGAAAGACTTTTGGGAACGATTCAATAAATATTGCGGCGATGCTAGTCGCCTTGACGTCAGAAAG GTAGAAAGAATGCTTGAAGAAAAATTCGGTTCCATCCTCTTTTCTGACCTAGACAATGATAGTAGGATATGCCCTAG TTGTTCTGAAGGAACCCTAAGATTCAAAGTTAGTAGGTATGGTGAGGGCTATTTCATAGGCTGTGATCGACATCCGAAATGCAA GTACATTGCTCGCACGTTATCAGACGATGACGATGAAACTGAAGCATCTGATGAAACTCAAAGGACTTTCACACCTAGGTTACTTGGAGCGCTACCTGATTCTGATGAAAAG GTGTTTTTGAAACAAGGTCCTTATGGCCACTACGTCCAGGTTGGAGAGGATAGAAAGGGAGTATCACCGAAAAGAGCTCCTCTTTCTGAG GTGAAAGATATTGACTCTATCACTCTGAAAGATGCAATCGAGCTATTGCAGTATCCCAAAATTCTG GGAAAACACCCTGATGATGATCTTCCTGTACTTATCACACATTCTAAAGCTGGATTTAGTATCAGACACAGGAGAACTCTTGCTTCCTTGCCAAAG GGTCAATTTGAGAATTTCTTGAAAATTGTATATGACAGAGTGCTGACCCAAAGAAGATTACCCTCGAGCGTGCACTGA
- the LOC127775942 gene encoding LOW QUALITY PROTEIN: BURP domain-containing protein 10-like (The sequence of the model RefSeq protein was modified relative to this genomic sequence to represent the inferred CDS: deleted 2 bases in 1 codon), translating to MKLSNMTAFLSLLIFILLVAIEARDLVGVERVELPNPASMVTAYWQKMLPHSPMPTAILELLNPPTDVNQGVHGNDYDQVYGNGYDGGYINGYSHSYGNGYSNGYFHKANLHFLEDALKPGSIITPYITGIATRAPFLRRDIADSIPMSTKNFADILAMFSPISLVMADGIQSALDTCEHHRPIKGEEHACACATSIESVVEFAMSVLGTRDLRAFSPDVPPEGIMPGNMYKVVAVRTVAGLRGDTVTCHTMRFPFAVFYCHAINPTRVYAVVLESEEDGSGSGTPEKMEALAVCHLDTSRFDPKTPLFVEHNLRPGDASVCHFVSRDSVIWAPVAAVITHGDEQVSIAE from the exons ATGAAGCTAAGCAACATGACAGCCTTTTTGTCACTTTTGATCTTCATCCTTCTG GTTGCGATAGAGGCCAGAGATTTGGTGGGAGTGGAACGGGTGGAGCTGCCAAATCCTGCATCTATGGTAACAGCATACTGGCAGAAGATGCTTCCCCACTCTCCAATGCCAACAGCTATACTCGAGCTTTTGAACCCTCCTACtg ATGTTAATCAAGGTGTTCATGGCAATGACTATGATCAAGTTTATGGCAACGGATATGACGGCGGCTACATTAATGGATATAGTCATTCCTACGGTAATGGCTATTCCAATGGCTATTTTCACAAGGCAAACCTCCATTTCCTAGAGGATGCCTTGAAACCGGGATCCATAATCACTCCCTACATCACGGGGATAGCCACGCGTGCTCCCTTTCTTCGCCGGGACATTGCGGATTCAATCCCAATGAGTACAAAGAACTTTGCCGACATTCTGGCAATGTTTTCGCCTATATCCCTCGTCATGGCCGACGGTATACAATCGGCGTTGGACACTTGTGAGCACCACCGCCCGATCAAGGGAGAAGAACATGCGTGT GCGTGTGCCACGTCTATCGAGTCGGTGGTTGAGTTTGCTATGTCTGTACTCGGAACACGTGACCTCCGTGCCTTCTCCCCCGATGTCCCCCCAGAGGGGATCATGCCAGGAAACATGTACAAGGTGGTAGCGGTAAGGACAGTCGCGGGCTTAAGGGGGGACACCGTGACGTGCCACACCATGAGGTTTCCATTCGCTGTGTTCTACTGCCACGCGATCAACCCTACCCGAGTGTACGCGGTGGTGCTGGAGAGCGAGGAGGATGGCAGCGGCAGTGGCACACCGGAGAAGATGGAGGCGCTCGCCGTGTGCCACCTGGACACGTCACGATTTGACCCCAAGACTCCATTGTTCGTCGAGCACAATCTCAGGCCGGGAGATGCGTCGGTGTGCCACTTCGTTAGCAGGGACAGCGTGATCTGGGCACCTGTAGCTGCTGTGATAACACATGGAGATGAACAAGTCTCAATTGCCGAGTAG